Proteins encoded within one genomic window of Alteribacter populi:
- a CDS encoding flavin reductase family protein yields MKPLDPGKLSKKENYTLLTESVIPRPIAFVTSQSADGVLNAAPFSFFNVVSADPPLIMVSIGKRGAEKKDTSRNIVETGSFVVHVTDEENLEEMNATAANLPPDESEVEKVGLTPVKSSAVEVPGLKEARIRFECKLEKHLSFEGKEGATDVIFGRIVHYHVTEDLLDADGHVNAEKLKPISRLGGKDYTNLGEIFSLERPK; encoded by the coding sequence ATGAAGCCCTTAGACCCGGGAAAACTTTCGAAAAAAGAGAATTATACATTACTTACTGAGTCGGTGATTCCAAGACCGATTGCCTTTGTAACTAGTCAATCAGCCGACGGTGTGTTAAATGCGGCACCATTTAGCTTCTTTAATGTTGTTTCAGCAGATCCGCCACTGATTATGGTATCGATCGGAAAGCGTGGCGCTGAAAAGAAAGATACGTCACGCAATATTGTCGAGACAGGGTCCTTTGTCGTTCACGTAACCGATGAGGAAAACTTAGAGGAGATGAACGCTACAGCGGCGAATTTGCCGCCTGACGAAAGTGAAGTTGAGAAGGTTGGACTTACTCCGGTGAAAAGTTCGGCTGTAGAGGTTCCAGGTTTAAAGGAAGCCCGCATCCGCTTTGAATGTAAACTTGAAAAGCACCTGAGTTTTGAAGGAAAGGAAGGTGCAACCGACGTCATCTTTGGCCGGATTGTCCACTACCATGTGACAGAAGATCTGCTCGATGCAGACGGTCATGTGAATGCAGAAAAACTAAAGCCCATCTCTCGACTCGGTGGAAAAGACTATACAAACTTAGGAGAGATCTTCTCTCTTGAGCGACCAAAATAA
- a CDS encoding class I SAM-dependent methyltransferase produces the protein MENENVKNKVVAQFGKNAEKYVTSESHARGGDLPKLVEWLQPQSYWTALDIATGGGHVSKALSPHVSQVFATDLTKEMLANTAKHLNQSYHNISYVIADAEKLPFLDHTFDIVTCRIAPHHFPNPHHFINEAARVLKPNGLFLMIDNVVPEEKNLAEFMNRLEKLRDESHSQCLSIEEWRHLFSRAALLETKSEIRKKTYSFPAWVERTANNQSQIESVNQYIAEGSEEIQNYFNVSFLNKNIESLQIDEWMVLCKKES, from the coding sequence ATGGAAAACGAAAATGTGAAAAATAAAGTGGTTGCTCAATTCGGTAAGAATGCGGAGAAATATGTAACGAGCGAATCTCACGCTAGAGGAGGAGATCTTCCTAAACTGGTTGAATGGCTACAACCTCAAAGTTATTGGACAGCTTTAGATATTGCAACAGGTGGTGGCCATGTATCAAAAGCTTTATCACCACATGTTTCACAAGTCTTTGCTACAGATCTGACAAAAGAAATGTTAGCTAACACAGCAAAACATTTGAATCAATCCTATCACAATATTTCTTATGTCATTGCCGATGCCGAAAAGCTGCCGTTTCTTGATCACACGTTTGACATTGTAACCTGCCGTATTGCGCCCCATCATTTCCCGAACCCCCATCATTTTATAAATGAAGCTGCAAGAGTGTTAAAACCAAACGGCTTATTTCTCATGATCGATAACGTCGTGCCAGAAGAGAAGAATCTAGCAGAATTTATGAACAGACTGGAAAAATTAAGGGATGAAAGTCATTCACAGTGCCTTTCTATTGAAGAATGGAGGCATCTGTTTTCTAGGGCAGCCTTGCTGGAGACGAAATCAGAAATTCGAAAAAAGACATATTCTTTTCCTGCGTGGGTGGAGCGTACAGCAAATAATCAGAGTCAAATAGAGAGTGTCAATCAATATATTGCGGAAGGAAGCGAGGAAATCCAAAATTATTTTAACGTTTCCTTTCTCAATAAAAACATTGAATCACTTCAAATAGATGAATGGATGGTCCTCTGTAAAAAAGAGAGTTAG
- a CDS encoding VOC family protein, translated as MLSFQNSSPTVFLVETEKVSHHSFLNTRTGVEHSTLDFYTEDLEGCYNDLKSKRVKVGALNKNGLYGGFGFYDPDGHLLSATNVLHEGQEKFKQI; from the coding sequence ATGTTATCCTTTCAAAACAGCAGTCCGACGGTTTTCTTAGTGGAAACGGAAAAAGTAAGTCATCACTCCTTTTTAAATACGCGAACAGGGGTGGAACATAGTACCCTTGATTTTTATACAGAAGACTTGGAAGGGTGTTATAACGATTTAAAATCAAAAAGAGTTAAAGTAGGGGCCCTAAATAAAAACGGTTTGTATGGTGGATTTGGCTTCTACGATCCGGACGGTCATTTGCTTAGTGCGACAAATGTTTTACATGAGGGGCAAGAGAAATTTAAGCAAATATAA
- a CDS encoding DUF4871 domain-containing protein yields MWHFWGEQEILTQPFKVIRINKEAGEEITVLEREHSTNIFLSPNNGADHHIPSTMMLPSAGIWKLEVYFGEGLLGNVIVDVEEK; encoded by the coding sequence ATGTGGCATTTTTGGGGTGAACAGGAAATACTAACACAACCATTTAAGGTGATTAGAATCAATAAAGAAGCAGGTGAAGAAATAACTGTTCTTGAGCGTGAGCACTCTACCAATATTTTTCTTTCACCTAACAACGGAGCAGACCATCACATTCCTTCCACTATGATGTTACCAAGTGCAGGGATATGGAAGTTAGAAGTATATTTTGGCGAGGGATTATTGGGAAATGTTATTGTGGATGTAGAAGAGAAATAA
- a CDS encoding GNAT family N-acetyltransferase gives MEFKLISKNDLIKCTETFIEVFNDEPWNDEWTFTKAKKYLLSFYQTPGFLGVLAVENDEILGFIFGANRVWWSGDEFFINEMCVKTKCQNKGIGRELLNHLIKELHSSNISNITLLTDRGIPAEEFYKKNGFEEIERIIFLHKNIK, from the coding sequence TTGGAATTTAAGCTAATTTCAAAAAATGATTTAATTAAATGTACGGAAACATTTATTGAAGTATTCAATGATGAGCCTTGGAATGATGAATGGACATTTACAAAGGCTAAAAAGTATTTACTGAGTTTTTACCAGACACCTGGATTTTTAGGTGTTTTAGCGGTAGAAAACGACGAAATTCTTGGCTTTATTTTTGGTGCAAATAGAGTATGGTGGAGCGGAGATGAGTTTTTTATTAATGAAATGTGTGTAAAAACAAAATGTCAAAATAAGGGTATTGGAAGAGAGTTGTTAAATCATTTAATAAAAGAGCTTCATAGCAGTAATATAAGTAACATTACACTTCTCACAGATAGAGGTATACCTGCTGAAGAATTTTATAAGAAAAATGGTTTTGAAGAAATAGAAAGAATCATTTTCTTGCATAAGAACATCAAATAA